A single region of the Prevotella sp. HUN102 genome encodes:
- a CDS encoding lytic transglycosylase domain-containing protein: MIHIRQTITAILLAAATCATQAQYQTITDSNGKKMEIYIPIAEEEDTKDEVIFTDDKFYQQQGNYGYFKDYAASETETDAISRQIKRLPGSMPMTYNEEVKKYIDRYVKAGRKSTSCLLARAKYYNHFFEEALRTYGLPLELKHLPVIESGLDPNATSRVGAAGLWQFMTVTGREYDLCINSYIDERRDPVKSSDAAARLLSDLYRRFGDWNLALAAYNCGSGRVQNAIERAGGNNDFWEIYQYLPKETRGYVPAFIAANYVMTYSGDYDIYPEPTGLPQKPGKVQITKDVSFAKVANLLNMEVDELKKLNPQFRQGIIKVTNGNATLLLPSEQVARFNSCSPLLYEDPQPTDNTQPSMAANTNNLPQQELTQINTAY; the protein is encoded by the coding sequence ATGATTCACATACGACAAACAATCACAGCCATTCTGCTGGCAGCAGCAACCTGCGCGACACAGGCTCAATACCAGACCATAACGGACAGCAATGGCAAGAAAATGGAGATTTATATCCCCATTGCTGAAGAAGAGGACACAAAGGACGAGGTTATATTCACCGACGATAAGTTCTATCAGCAGCAAGGCAACTACGGTTATTTCAAAGACTATGCAGCTTCGGAAACCGAGACCGATGCCATCAGCAGGCAGATAAAGCGACTTCCCGGCTCAATGCCAATGACCTACAATGAGGAAGTAAAGAAATATATAGACAGATACGTGAAGGCCGGACGCAAATCAACAAGCTGCCTCTTGGCACGTGCAAAATATTACAATCACTTCTTTGAAGAAGCATTGCGCACTTACGGTCTGCCTTTAGAACTGAAACACCTCCCCGTCATCGAATCGGGACTTGACCCAAACGCCACTTCACGAGTAGGCGCAGCCGGACTCTGGCAGTTTATGACCGTTACCGGACGGGAATACGACCTCTGCATCAACAGCTATATCGACGAACGTCGCGATCCGGTAAAATCTTCCGATGCCGCTGCCCGGCTTCTGAGCGACCTTTACCGCCGGTTCGGCGACTGGAACCTTGCACTGGCAGCTTACAACTGCGGATCAGGACGAGTACAGAACGCCATTGAACGAGCAGGCGGCAACAATGACTTTTGGGAAATCTACCAATATCTGCCCAAAGAAACCCGCGGATACGTTCCCGCCTTCATCGCTGCCAACTACGTGATGACCTATTCAGGCGATTACGACATCTATCCCGAGCCCACCGGGCTGCCACAGAAGCCGGGAAAGGTACAGATAACAAAGGATGTATCCTTCGCAAAGGTGGCAAATCTGCTGAATATGGAAGTAGATGAGCTGAAAAAGCTCAATCCACAGTTCCGTCAAGGCATTATCAAGGTAACCAACGGAAACGCAACCCTGCTGCTTCCGTCCGAACAGGTGGCACGCTTCAACAGTTGTTCGCCATTACTTTACGAAGACCCACAGCCGACCGACAATACACAGCCAAGTATGGCTGCCAACACTAACAACCTTCCACAACAGGAACTTACGCAGATAAACACTGCCTACTAA